The following proteins are encoded in a genomic region of Streptomyces sp. NBC_01723:
- a CDS encoding IS5 family transposase (programmed frameshift) yields the protein MGRGTWSWIVPDGLWEIARPLIPEVRVRPQGGGKQNTPDETLFAAIIYVLVSGCAWRALPPCFGISKSTAHRRFMIWSRAGVWGRLHEAVVHRLDDAGLVDVSRVVLDSAHVRAKKGGEHTGPSKPGSKMHILSDANGLPLVVGVSAANVHDSQSLKPMVAGHQTKHDPYRGRHFKPQRLHADKAYDIPELRKWLRGKRIGVRIARKGIESSERLGRRRWVIERTISWLSGYRRLSPRYERKPRNYLAFLGLAAALCCYKRLLKLTM from the exons ATGGGGCGGGGTACGTGGAGTTGGATTGTTCCGGACGGCTTGTGGGAGATCGCCAGGCCGTTGATCCCGGAGGTCCGGGTTCGGCCGCAGGGCGGCGGGAAGCAGAACACGCCTGATGAGACGCTGTTCGCAGCGATCATCTATGTGCTGGTCAGTGGATGTGCCTGGCGGGCTCTGCCGCCGTGTTTCGGGATATCGAAGTCGACCGCACACCGCAGGTTCATGATCTGGTCGAGGGCCGGCGTGTGGGGGCGCTTGCATGAAGCCGTCGTTCACCGGCTCGATGACGCGGGCCTTGTCGATGTCTCCCGTGTGGTCCTCGACTCGGCTCATGTGCGCGCTAAAAAAG GGGGCGAACACACAGGTCCGAGCAAGCCGGGTTCCAAGATGCACATCCTGTCGGACGCGAACGGACTGCCCCTGGTCGTCGGCGTCTCGGCCGCCAACGTCCACGACAGCCAAAGCCTGAAGCCCATGGTGGCGGGTCACCAAACGAAACACGACCCCTATCGCGGCCGCCACTTCAAACCCCAACGCCTCCATGCCGACAAGGCCTACGACATCCCTGAACTGCGGAAATGGCTCCGCGGCAAGCGGATCGGAGTGCGTATCGCCCGCAAGGGCATCGAGTCCAGCGAACGATTGGGTCGGCGCCGATGGGTGATCGAACGGACCATCTCCTGGCTGTCCGGCTACCGCAGACTCAGCCCTCGCTACGAACGGAAACCCCGCAACTACCTGGCCTTTCTCGGCCTCGCCGCAGCACTGTGCTGCTACAAACGACTCCTCAAACTGACCATGTAG
- a CDS encoding IS5-like element IS1373 family transposase → MGGVISADDPKWIEPFAGLTEVQFARLVALVRRRGGDVQRGRPWRLSLEDRVLLVATYWRTNLTLRQVAPLFGVSKSAADRILDHLAPLLAISPARRPRKDTVYIVDGTLVPTRDRSVAASSKNYRYSTNLQVVIDANSRLVVAIGLPLPGSRNDCRAFTESGIDRACRGAPTLADGGYQGTGLLIPHRKRRGQSHLSPSQEAENAVHRRARARVEHALSRLKNWKILRDCRLKGDGVHQAMLGIARLHNLALTG, encoded by the coding sequence ATGGGTGGGGTGATCTCAGCAGATGATCCGAAGTGGATCGAGCCGTTTGCGGGTCTGACCGAGGTGCAGTTTGCGAGGCTGGTGGCACTGGTACGGCGCCGAGGTGGCGACGTTCAGCGTGGCCGGCCATGGCGGCTGTCGCTCGAAGACCGGGTGTTGCTGGTGGCGACGTACTGGCGCACGAACCTCACGTTGCGGCAGGTGGCGCCGTTGTTCGGAGTCTCGAAGTCCGCTGCCGACCGCATCTTGGACCATCTCGCACCGCTGCTGGCCATCTCGCCCGCGCGGCGGCCGCGCAAGGACACCGTCTACATCGTCGACGGCACTCTGGTGCCCACCCGCGACCGCAGTGTCGCCGCGTCCAGCAAGAACTACCGGTACTCGACCAATCTGCAGGTCGTCATCGACGCCAACAGCCGCCTGGTCGTGGCCATCGGTCTCCCGCTGCCCGGCAGCCGCAACGACTGCCGGGCCTTCACCGAGTCCGGCATCGATCGGGCCTGCCGCGGCGCCCCGACCCTTGCCGACGGCGGCTACCAAGGCACCGGCCTCCTGATCCCGCACCGCAAACGACGAGGCCAGAGCCACCTCAGCCCCTCGCAGGAGGCAGAGAACGCCGTCCATCGCCGGGCACGAGCGCGCGTGGAACACGCCCTGTCGCGGTTGAAGAACTGGAAGATCCTGCGGGACTGCCGACTCAAGGGCGACGGAGTTCACCAGGCCATGCTCGGCATCGCCCGACTGCACAACCTGGCCCTCACTGGATAA
- a CDS encoding transposase family protein has translation MVVRTAALDLPHALVEWVTMLIVTREGDRRCKFRPSQRAMVALVYLREHITLARIATGFGISDSTAHAYTRPVVDLLAARAPGLLKTLRENEPDFVLLDGTLAECDRVGDGRADYSHKHRRHGVNAQVVTDPGGRLLWLSPALPGRTHDLTAARTHRIIRICERQGAPIVADLAYQGAGPWLTTGIKRRPLEELTPTNRTRNRALTAARAPVERGVAHLKSWRIFRRSRCSPSRMTSIAKAVLTLEQQR, from the coding sequence TTGGTCGTCCGCACTGCCGCACTCGACCTGCCGCATGCACTCGTGGAGTGGGTCACCATGCTGATCGTCACCCGTGAGGGCGACCGGCGCTGCAAGTTCCGGCCGTCCCAGCGCGCGATGGTGGCACTGGTGTACCTGCGTGAGCACATCACTCTGGCGAGGATCGCCACCGGGTTCGGAATCAGCGATTCCACCGCCCACGCCTACACCCGCCCGGTTGTCGACCTGCTCGCCGCGCGTGCACCGGGTCTGCTGAAGACACTGCGCGAGAACGAGCCCGACTTCGTCCTGCTCGACGGCACCCTCGCTGAGTGCGACCGGGTCGGCGACGGCCGGGCCGACTACTCCCACAAGCATCGGCGCCACGGCGTGAACGCGCAGGTCGTCACCGATCCCGGTGGCCGGCTGCTATGGCTCTCGCCCGCTCTGCCGGGCCGCACTCACGACCTGACCGCAGCGCGCACCCACCGGATCATCCGAATCTGCGAGCGACAGGGCGCCCCGATCGTGGCTGATCTCGCCTACCAGGGCGCCGGCCCCTGGCTGACCACCGGCATCAAACGTAGGCCCCTCGAGGAACTCACTCCCACCAACAGGACCCGCAACCGTGCTCTGACCGCGGCACGAGCACCCGTCGAACGAGGCGTCGCACACCTGAAGTCCTGGCGGATCTTCCGCAGATCCCGCTGCAGCCCCAGCCGCATGACGTCAATCGCGAAGGCGGTCCTCACACTGGAGCAGCAACGCTGA
- a CDS encoding AfsR/SARP family transcriptional regulator → METATQASLRFAVLGPVRAWRGEAELILGSPQQRVVLAALLLRRGRLVTTDELVYAVWGGNSPTAAVPVLRTYISRLRKILEPERARDESRAVIVSATDGYMARVPENALDLCVFEQRVTQAAELRTVGELSAASRLLHAALSGWYETPLAGLAGPLAEAERSRLDEARLSALEARFDVDIQLGRHGAVVPELRALTNQYPLRERLCELLMAALYQSGRQAEALACYRATRNTLVAELGVEPGASLRALHHNILTADVSLEHSSPSRRTATPADARPASTSEPVARPAQLPAGLSTFTGREAELDQVRALLPMDGNHSERMAISVVSGMAGIGKTTLAVHLAHEVAGRFPDGQLFINLRGFDATGSIMMPEEAIRIFLDALGVPPQRIPSQLEAQIALYRTLLAKRRMLIVLDNARDVEHLRPLLPGSPGCLVIVTSRNQLTSLIASEGAYPLTLSQLTPTDAYDFLRLRLGAKRLSAEPVAVDEIIALCGRLPLALAVVAARAAINPHFPLGVIVDELRDSQGSLDAFTGGDLRTDVRAIFSWSYDALSPAASRLFRLLGLHVGPDISAPAVAALARLPLREARNLLAELTHAHLLVERVPGRYTMHDLLRVYAREEVRAEEPPQEQDRAVERLLAWYLHTVDAVYPLLAPHRQRILLEPVPPGCCPLSFTTYDQALQWCEIERANLVAAVHQAAASGRAGIAWRLAAVSWAFFYLRSHLHDWLDTSTTALAAARAAFDRKGEAQSLGDVAGALTHWRRFDESIDHYWQAMVLCRELGDREGRAQAVCNLGNVYLNSGRLDKAVEYSRRGLVMIRHSGYSYGEAIALANLGDAYQQLGRLDEANDCLEKSLTILRTVGNRWVEGAVLDILGTVAHQLRRYDEAIERYEQALKAHRDVANQWGEGHTLSNLGDAQLATNEPGAARNSWLKALAIWKDLDHPDADSMRDRLRYLDGSPRGALPDAAFGETATAVQH, encoded by the coding sequence GTGGAAACAGCCACCCAAGCCTCTCTACGCTTCGCTGTGCTGGGGCCAGTCCGAGCGTGGCGAGGCGAAGCGGAACTGATCCTCGGCTCGCCACAGCAGCGTGTGGTGCTGGCAGCGCTGCTGTTGCGACGCGGACGTCTGGTCACCACCGACGAGCTCGTCTACGCTGTTTGGGGCGGGAATTCGCCAACGGCGGCCGTACCCGTACTGCGTACGTACATATCGCGGCTGCGCAAGATCTTGGAGCCTGAACGGGCACGCGACGAGTCCCGGGCTGTGATTGTCTCGGCCACCGATGGATACATGGCGCGCGTTCCTGAAAACGCCCTGGATTTGTGCGTGTTCGAGCAGCGAGTTACCCAAGCGGCGGAGTTGCGCACCGTGGGTGAGTTGTCCGCAGCTTCTCGGCTGCTGCACGCCGCGCTCAGCGGATGGTACGAGACCCCCCTGGCAGGGCTGGCGGGTCCCCTCGCCGAGGCCGAGCGTTCCCGGCTGGACGAAGCGCGGCTGAGCGCCCTTGAGGCACGCTTCGACGTCGATATCCAACTCGGGCGACATGGCGCCGTGGTTCCCGAGTTGCGCGCCCTGACAAATCAGTACCCGCTGCGTGAGCGACTGTGTGAGCTGCTCATGGCTGCCCTGTACCAGTCAGGGCGCCAGGCAGAGGCACTGGCCTGCTACCGCGCGACACGAAATACCCTGGTGGCTGAGTTGGGGGTCGAACCAGGCGCGTCGTTGAGGGCACTCCACCACAACATTCTGACGGCCGATGTGTCGCTCGAGCACTCCTCGCCCTCGCGACGAACAGCTACGCCAGCAGACGCACGCCCCGCTTCCACCTCCGAACCGGTTGCCCGCCCCGCCCAACTCCCAGCCGGCCTGTCCACCTTCACCGGCCGAGAAGCCGAACTCGACCAGGTGCGTGCTCTGTTGCCTATGGACGGCAACCACTCCGAGAGGATGGCCATCAGTGTCGTGAGTGGCATGGCCGGGATTGGAAAAACTACTCTGGCCGTCCATTTGGCCCATGAGGTCGCCGGTCGCTTTCCCGACGGCCAACTGTTCATCAACCTACGTGGGTTCGACGCGACTGGTTCGATCATGATGCCGGAGGAGGCCATCCGTATTTTCCTCGACGCGTTAGGCGTCCCTCCGCAGCGGATTCCCTCCCAACTTGAGGCTCAGATCGCCCTATACCGCACTTTGCTCGCCAAACGACGGATGCTGATTGTTCTCGACAATGCCCGCGACGTCGAACACCTGCGTCCGTTGTTGCCCGGCTCACCAGGCTGCCTCGTCATCGTCACCAGTCGCAACCAACTCACCAGTTTGATCGCCAGTGAGGGTGCGTACCCGCTGACTCTGAGCCAATTGACGCCGACAGACGCGTATGACTTCCTGAGGCTTCGGCTCGGGGCGAAGCGACTATCGGCGGAACCAGTCGCGGTGGACGAGATCATCGCACTCTGTGGTCGGCTGCCGCTGGCACTGGCCGTCGTCGCCGCCCGCGCGGCGATCAACCCCCACTTTCCGCTCGGTGTCATCGTCGACGAACTGCGCGACAGCCAGGGAAGCCTCGACGCCTTTACGGGCGGTGACCTCCGCACTGATGTACGTGCCATCTTCTCTTGGTCGTACGATGCGTTGTCGCCCGCGGCCTCCCGCTTGTTCCGCCTCCTGGGCCTCCACGTCGGCCCGGACATCTCCGCACCTGCTGTGGCCGCCCTCGCCAGGCTTCCCCTGCGGGAGGCTCGCAACTTGCTCGCGGAACTGACTCACGCGCACCTGCTCGTCGAACGGGTACCCGGCCGCTACACCATGCACGACCTCCTGCGTGTCTACGCGCGCGAGGAGGTCCGCGCCGAGGAACCGCCACAGGAGCAGGATCGGGCAGTCGAGCGGCTGCTCGCGTGGTACTTGCACACCGTGGACGCGGTCTACCCTCTACTCGCCCCGCACCGCCAGCGGATTCTGCTGGAACCAGTGCCCCCCGGTTGCTGCCCCCTATCGTTCACAACTTATGACCAGGCTCTGCAGTGGTGCGAGATCGAGCGGGCCAACCTCGTTGCCGCTGTGCATCAGGCCGCCGCCTCCGGTAGAGCAGGCATCGCCTGGCGACTCGCCGCGGTCTCCTGGGCTTTCTTCTATTTGCGCAGCCATCTGCACGACTGGCTCGACACCTCGACAACAGCTCTTGCGGCCGCCCGCGCTGCCTTCGACCGCAAAGGAGAGGCCCAGAGCCTCGGGGACGTGGCCGGTGCCCTGACGCACTGGCGCCGGTTCGACGAGAGCATCGACCACTACTGGCAGGCGATGGTTCTCTGCCGGGAGCTGGGAGATAGGGAGGGCAGGGCACAGGCCGTATGCAATCTCGGCAACGTGTATCTGAACAGCGGCAGGCTCGACAAGGCCGTCGAATACAGCCGGCGGGGACTAGTGATGATCCGGCACAGTGGCTACTCCTACGGAGAAGCGATAGCCCTGGCCAATCTGGGTGACGCCTACCAGCAGCTCGGCAGGCTTGACGAGGCCAACGACTGTCTGGAAAAGTCGTTGACCATCCTGCGAACCGTCGGCAATCGCTGGGTTGAAGGTGCCGTACTCGACATTCTCGGTACCGTTGCGCACCAGCTCCGTCGCTACGACGAAGCCATCGAGCGCTACGAGCAGGCCCTTAAAGCACATCGAGACGTTGCCAACCAATGGGGCGAAGGCCATACCTTGAGCAACCTTGGCGACGCCCAACTGGCCACCAACGAACCTGGGGCGGCTCGCAACAGCTGGCTCAAGGCCCTGGCGATCTGGAAGGATCTCGACCATCCTGACGCTGACAGCATGAGGGACAGACTCCGCTACCTGGACGGCTCCCCTCGGGGCGCCCTGCCGGATGCCGCATTCGGCGAAACAGCCACCGCGGTCCAACACTGA
- a CDS encoding DUF6545 domain-containing protein, translating to MSPLRLAFFSEAPEIALSIGRVDPAQRRRFRRISITLYRRAVEIRDARVVMRRYLEASVREASSSPESPPGPQASAQSLAGSPSSSNLNEQRASSHGPDNCLPLVAIGTAPEAMVEDYGPARAQSGVANELDSGRPDIFCIVGAWKQPPKPLYASLCWGQSERGEAKRN from the coding sequence CTGAGCCCCCTGCGGCTGGCCTTCTTTAGCGAGGCCCCGGAGATAGCGCTATCGATCGGCAGGGTCGACCCGGCCCAGAGACGCCGCTTCCGGCGCATCTCGATCACGCTCTACCGCCGAGCCGTCGAGATCCGGGACGCCCGCGTCGTGATGCGCCGGTACCTCGAAGCCTCCGTCCGCGAGGCCAGCTCCTCGCCGGAATCGCCGCCCGGGCCGCAGGCGTCCGCCCAGAGCCTGGCCGGCTCACCGAGTTCGTCGAATCTGAACGAGCAGCGGGCGTCCTCTCATGGCCCGGACAATTGTCTTCCACTCGTCGCGATCGGAACGGCGCCAGAGGCCATGGTCGAGGACTACGGACCGGCCAGGGCGCAGTCCGGCGTCGCCAATGAGCTCGACTCAGGGCGGCCGGACATCTTTTGTATAGTTGGGGCGTGGAAACAGCCACCCAAGCCTCTCTACGCTTCGCTGTGCTGGGGCCAGTCCGAGCGTGGCGAGGCGAAGCGGAACTGA
- a CDS encoding IS5 family transposase, whose protein sequence is MGRGAWSWIVPDGLWEIAKPLIPPLKVRPQGGGTQDTPDETLFAAIIYVLVSGCAWRALPPCFGISKSTAHRRFLIWSRAGVWGRLHEEILHRLDDAGLLDLSRAVLDSAHVRAKKGGELTGPSPVDRGKAGSTMHVLSDASGLPLVVGITAANTHDSRALKPMVLGHQTRHDPHRGRHFKPQRLHADKAYDIPELRKWLRGKRIGVRIARKGIESSERLGRRRWVIERTMSWLTGYRRLNHRYEHHPRNYLAFLGLAAAICCYKRLLRLTT, encoded by the coding sequence ATGGGGCGGGGTGCGTGGAGTTGGATTGTGCCGGACGGGCTGTGGGAGATCGCGAAGCCGCTGATCCCGCCATTGAAGGTGCGGCCACAGGGTGGTGGGACGCAGGACACACCTGATGAGACGCTGTTCGCCGCGATCATCTACGTCCTGGTCAGTGGGTGTGCCTGGCGGGCCCTGCCGCCCTGCTTCGGGATATCGAAGTCCACGGCGCATCGCCGGTTCCTGATCTGGTCGCGGGCCGGGGTGTGGGGCCGGCTGCACGAGGAGATCCTGCACCGCCTCGACGACGCCGGCCTGCTCGACCTGTCCCGGGCCGTCCTCGACTCCGCCCACGTCAGGGCGAAAAAGGGGGGCGAACTCACCGGTCCGAGCCCCGTGGACCGGGGTAAGGCGGGTTCCACGATGCACGTCCTGTCGGATGCGAGCGGACTGCCCCTCGTCGTCGGCATCACCGCGGCCAACACCCATGACAGCCGGGCCCTGAAGCCCATGGTGCTCGGCCACCAAACGAGACACGACCCCCACCGCGGACGTCACTTCAAGCCCCAGCGCCTGCACGCCGACAAGGCCTACGACATACCTGAACTGCGGAAATGGCTCCGCGGGAAACGCATCGGCGTCCGCATCGCCCGCAAGGGCATCGAGTCCAGCGAGCGACTCGGGCGCCGCAGGTGGGTGATCGAGCGGACCATGTCCTGGCTGACCGGCTACCGCCGACTCAACCACCGCTACGAGCACCATCCCCGCAACTACCTGGCATTCCTCGGCCTCGCCGCAGCCATCTGCTGCTACAAACGACTCCTCCGCCTCACCACATAG